In the Streptomyces fradiae ATCC 10745 = DSM 40063 genome, one interval contains:
- the ung gene encoding uracil-DNA glycosylase yields MTDTVMLPESWRGVLGDELRKPYFEQLTEFVEEERAKGPVYPPRDEVFAALDATPYDKVKVLVLGQDPYHGEGQGHGLCFSVRPGVKTPPSLRNIYKEMHADLGHPVPDNGYLMPWAEQGVLLLNAVLTVRAGEANSHKGKGWEKFTDAVISAVASRPDPAVFVLWGNYAQKKLPLIDESRHAVVKGAHPSPLSAKKFFGSRPFTQIDKAIADQGHAPVDWRIPDIG; encoded by the coding sequence GTGACCGACACCGTCATGCTGCCCGAGTCCTGGCGCGGCGTCCTCGGCGACGAGCTGCGCAAGCCGTACTTCGAGCAGCTCACCGAGTTCGTCGAGGAGGAGCGGGCCAAGGGGCCGGTCTACCCGCCGCGGGACGAGGTGTTCGCCGCGCTCGACGCCACTCCGTACGACAAGGTGAAGGTCCTCGTCCTGGGCCAGGACCCCTACCACGGCGAGGGCCAGGGGCACGGGCTGTGCTTCTCCGTGCGGCCGGGCGTCAAGACCCCTCCCTCCCTGCGCAACATCTACAAGGAGATGCACGCGGATCTCGGCCACCCCGTCCCGGACAACGGCTACCTCATGCCGTGGGCCGAGCAGGGCGTCCTGCTGCTCAACGCGGTGCTCACGGTCCGCGCCGGCGAGGCCAACTCGCACAAGGGCAAGGGCTGGGAGAAGTTCACCGACGCGGTGATCAGCGCCGTGGCCTCCCGCCCCGACCCCGCCGTCTTCGTCCTGTGGGGCAACTACGCGCAGAAGAAGCTGCCGCTCATCGACGAGTCGCGGCACGCCGTGGTGAAGGGCGCCCATCCGTCGCCGCTCTCCGCGAAGAAGTTCTTCGGGTCCCGCCCCTTCACGCAGATCGACAAGGCTATAGCCGACCAGGGGCACGCCCCCGTCGACTGGCGCATCCCCGACATCGGCTGA
- a CDS encoding ABC transporter substrate-binding protein, giving the protein MFNRTSLQAAAALASISLLAGCSLFAGDEAEAESKIVVGTTSSPTTLDPAASWDSSWELFRNVFQTLLSFPTGSTTPQPDAADCRFTDGASKVYQCDLRDGLKFSSGAPLDAAAVKHSIERIRTIDAEGGPSGLLGALDKVETSGDKTVVFRLKESDATFPFVLATPAMSIVEPASYPADKLREDGKVVGSGPYTLAKYSDGVEAELAKNPTYKGYADRKNTGVVVRYFGDSDALVAALKNKEIDATYRGLTAEEVVDLSEKKPENEGLQVVETTGANIHYLVFNPEDPMAGKPAVRRAVAQVIDRGALVAKAYRGTAEPLYSMVPKGIAGHTTKFFDQYGDPDVAKAKAMLRKDGIDKPVKLTIGYTTDRYGSSTADEYAEIKRQLEGSGLFEVTLVGKPWKEFQAAYQKGEYSVFGRGWFPDFPDPDNFIAPFVGKDNVHAAPYEQPEITDRLLPESRRKSDRAAVTDQFDRAQQILVEDVRLLPLWQGKLYVAASEEIGGGERALDPQTVMQLWVLHRKTSW; this is encoded by the coding sequence GTGTTCAACCGGACCAGCCTGCAGGCAGCTGCAGCCCTTGCGTCCATATCCCTGCTGGCGGGATGCAGTCTCTTCGCGGGCGATGAAGCCGAGGCGGAAAGCAAGATCGTCGTGGGTACGACGAGTTCGCCGACCACCCTCGACCCGGCCGCCTCGTGGGACAGCTCCTGGGAGCTCTTCCGGAACGTCTTCCAGACGCTGCTGAGTTTCCCCACCGGAAGCACCACACCCCAGCCGGACGCGGCGGACTGCAGGTTCACCGACGGCGCCAGCAAGGTCTACCAGTGCGACCTGCGCGACGGGCTGAAGTTCTCCAGCGGCGCCCCCCTGGACGCCGCGGCGGTCAAGCACTCGATCGAGCGCATCCGCACGATCGACGCGGAGGGCGGCCCGAGCGGGCTGCTCGGGGCCCTCGACAAGGTCGAGACGAGCGGCGACAAGACGGTGGTCTTCCGGCTGAAGGAGTCGGACGCCACCTTCCCCTTCGTCCTCGCCACCCCCGCCATGTCGATCGTGGAGCCCGCCTCGTACCCGGCGGACAAGCTGCGCGAGGACGGCAAGGTCGTCGGCTCCGGTCCGTACACGCTCGCCAAGTACAGCGACGGCGTCGAGGCCGAGCTGGCCAAGAACCCCACGTACAAGGGGTACGCCGACCGGAAGAACACCGGGGTCGTCGTCCGCTACTTCGGCGACTCCGACGCGCTGGTCGCCGCGCTGAAGAACAAGGAGATCGACGCCACCTACCGCGGCCTGACCGCCGAGGAGGTCGTCGACCTCAGCGAGAAGAAGCCCGAGAACGAGGGGCTCCAGGTCGTCGAGACGACCGGCGCGAACATCCACTACCTCGTCTTCAACCCCGAGGACCCGATGGCGGGCAAGCCCGCCGTCCGCCGCGCCGTCGCGCAGGTCATCGACCGCGGCGCCCTCGTCGCCAAGGCGTACCGGGGCACCGCCGAGCCGCTGTACTCGATGGTCCCCAAGGGCATCGCCGGGCACACCACCAAGTTCTTCGACCAGTACGGCGACCCGGACGTCGCCAAGGCCAAGGCCATGCTGCGCAAGGACGGCATCGACAAGCCGGTGAAGCTGACGATCGGCTACACGACCGACCGGTACGGCTCCTCCACGGCCGACGAGTACGCCGAGATCAAGCGGCAGCTCGAAGGCTCGGGCCTCTTCGAGGTCACCCTCGTGGGCAAGCCGTGGAAGGAGTTCCAGGCGGCCTACCAGAAGGGCGAGTACTCGGTCTTCGGCCGCGGGTGGTTCCCCGACTTCCCGGACCCGGACAACTTCATCGCGCCGTTCGTCGGCAAGGACAACGTCCACGCCGCGCCCTACGAGCAGCCGGAGATCACCGACCGCCTGCTGCCCGAGTCGCGCCGCAAGAGCGACCGGGCCGCGGTCACCGACCAATTCGACCGGGCCCAGCAGATCCTCGTGGAGGACGTCCGCCTGCTGCCCCTGTGGCAGGGCAAGCTGTACGTGGCGGCCAGCGAGGAGATCGGCGGCGGCGAGCGCGCCCTCGACCCGCAGACCGTCATGCAGCTGTGGGTGCTGCACCGCAAGACCAGCTGGTGA
- a CDS encoding SDR family oxidoreductase, translated as MDNARLPEPTGRVALVTGGSRGIGYGIAEALVARGDRVCVTGRGEEALKAAVERLGPDRAVYVAGKAHDEAHQAIAVERTMEAFGRVDYLVNNAGTNPVFGPMAELDLNVARKVFETNVVSALGFAQQTWRAWQKENGGAIVNIASVAGVAASPFVGAYGMSKAAMINLTLQLAHEFAPIVRVNAIAPAVVKTKFAEALYEGREAEVAAAYPLGRLGVPADIGGAAAFLTSGESGWITGQTLVVDGGIFLNAGVG; from the coding sequence ATGGACAACGCCCGACTGCCCGAGCCCACCGGCCGGGTCGCCCTCGTCACCGGCGGCAGCCGCGGCATCGGCTACGGCATCGCCGAGGCGCTCGTCGCGCGCGGGGACCGCGTCTGCGTCACCGGGCGCGGCGAGGAAGCGCTCAAGGCCGCCGTGGAGCGGCTCGGCCCCGACCGCGCCGTGTACGTCGCCGGGAAGGCCCACGACGAGGCCCACCAGGCCATCGCCGTCGAGCGGACCATGGAGGCCTTCGGCCGCGTCGACTACCTGGTCAACAACGCCGGCACCAACCCCGTCTTCGGCCCCATGGCCGAGCTCGACCTCAACGTGGCCCGCAAGGTCTTCGAGACCAACGTCGTCTCGGCGCTCGGCTTCGCCCAGCAGACCTGGCGGGCCTGGCAGAAGGAGAACGGCGGCGCGATCGTGAACATCGCCTCCGTCGCCGGCGTCGCGGCCTCCCCGTTCGTGGGGGCGTACGGGATGAGCAAGGCGGCGATGATCAACTTGACGCTCCAGCTCGCCCATGAATTCGCCCCTATTGTCCGGGTCAACGCGATTGCCCCGGCTGTCGTGAAGACGAAATTCGCGGAAGCGCTCTACGAGGGCCGCGAGGCGGAGGTGGCAGCCGCCTATCCGCTCGGCAGGCTGGGGGTGCCCGCCGATATCGGAGGTGCCGCCGCATTCCTCACTTCCGGCGAATCGGGTTGGATCACCGGGCAGACCCTGGTGGTCGACGGGGGTATTTTCCTCAATGCCGGAGTCGGCTGA